Within the Candidatus Micrarchaeia archaeon genome, the region CGCATAGCCCAAAACGCCCCATTTCATCTTCTCTTCGATCCCCCGGGCATTTTTTGAAGATTAATCCTCTCAGCGCATTGTTTATCTCGCGTTTTTTCGGGTCCCGCTTTTCTATGTATCCATCCGCAGTCAAGACTGCCATTAGTCCCACCTGCGGCAGATTGGGAACCGAGGCTTTAAGTAGATCTGGCATCGGTCTTTTCAGTCTCATTTCATCTTTGCCGCTGCGAAGACTTATCCGAGGGTTTTTTTCAGGTACTCGCCAGTATAGCTGTTTTGGCATTTAATGAGCGCTTCTGGTGTGCCTTCAAACAGGATTGTGCCGCCTTTTTTCCCGCCTTCAGGCCCCATATCTATAATCCAGTCTGCGTGCTTTATGACGTCCAGATTGTGTTCTATGACGACGACAGTGTTGG harbors:
- a CDS encoding excinuclease ABC subunit UvrA, whose translation is GGEAQRIKLASELHRKGKIYVMDEPTTGLHLADTEKLMRMINSLVDNTNTVVVIEHNLDVIKHADWIIDMGPEGGKKGGTILFEGTPEALIKCQNSYTGEYLKKTLG